The Methanococcoides methylutens MM1 genome has a window encoding:
- the dapA gene encoding 4-hydroxy-tetrahydrodipicolinate synthase, producing MFEGVLPAIITPFTKADTIDKTGLQQNIEFVENGGVSGIAACGTTGESATLSTAEHMELIDIAVDCAKVPILAGTGSNNTAEAIELTKHAEDAGAAGALVISPYYNKPNNTGLIAHFKAIADAVDMPIVLYNVPSRTGQDMPLEVIFELAKVDNILAIKEASGNLDKVSQIIENTMDEDFNVISGEDGLTMPIVGLGGTGVISVVANVVPEKMVKLVNATKDGDLKTAQQLHYEMAPLIRALFTETNPIPVKRAVELIGLNTGHLRLPLAPISSENDQKLVDCLKELGCI from the coding sequence ATGTTCGAAGGAGTATTACCAGCCATCATAACTCCTTTCACAAAAGCTGACACCATAGACAAGACAGGTCTTCAGCAGAATATCGAATTTGTCGAAAATGGTGGAGTTTCAGGAATTGCCGCCTGCGGGACAACTGGCGAATCAGCCACATTGTCCACTGCGGAACACATGGAACTCATTGATATTGCAGTTGATTGTGCAAAGGTACCTATACTTGCCGGAACAGGCTCAAACAACACGGCAGAGGCTATCGAGCTGACAAAGCACGCAGAAGATGCGGGAGCAGCCGGTGCTCTTGTAATATCTCCTTACTATAACAAACCGAACAACACAGGACTTATTGCTCATTTTAAGGCTATCGCAGATGCTGTGGATATGCCAATCGTGCTTTACAACGTCCCATCCCGTACCGGACAGGACATGCCTCTCGAGGTAATATTCGAACTTGCAAAAGTGGATAATATACTTGCCATCAAGGAAGCCAGCGGCAATCTTGACAAGGTCTCTCAGATCATCGAGAACACAATGGATGAAGACTTTAACGTCATATCAGGAGAGGACGGCCTCACAATGCCAATAGTAGGCCTTGGTGGAACCGGAGTTATCTCTGTAGTAGCAAATGTCGTACCTGAAAAGATGGTAAAGCTTGTAAACGCAACCAAAGACGGCGACCTGAAAACAGCACAGCAGCTTCACTATGAAATGGCACCACTCATCCGTGCACTGTTCACAGAAACAAACCCCATACCTGTCAAGCGTGCAGTAGAACTCATAGGGCTTAACACAGGCCATCTGAGGTTGCCTCTTGCACCTATCAGCAGTGAGAACGACCAGAAGCTTGTCGATTGCCTGAAAGAACTCGGGTGTATCTGA
- the dinB gene encoding DNA polymerase IV, whose protein sequence is MCLQGENIRIIFHVDMDSFYSSVEVAADPSLRGLPVVVGSDPMKGEGRGVVSTCSYEARKYGIHSAMAISKAYRLCPNAVYLRVNMPLYKKVSASIMEALREHSSKFQQVSVDEAYLDVSDLVSDYDSAAELALKIKEEVHLKEGITCSIGVAPNKSIAKIASDYQKPDGLTVVRPEDVRSFLHPLDVSRISGIGKKTSSILYEMGVRTIGDLATYDVQVLRERFGKFGLVMHQLANGVDERVVVERGDVKSISKEDTFDRDTSDMEYVETVIDTLSENVHGSLLKKKYLFKTVTIKVRLEDFSTYTRARTLGAYSSDLTAIKRTANMLLQEFRGRGKLRLVGVGVTKLEKMDEKQTRLSDFF, encoded by the coding sequence ATGTGCCTGCAAGGTGAGAACATCAGGATAATATTCCATGTGGATATGGACAGCTTCTATTCTTCAGTGGAGGTTGCAGCAGATCCTTCCCTCAGAGGCCTGCCTGTGGTCGTAGGCTCTGATCCGATGAAAGGTGAGGGCAGGGGTGTTGTAAGCACCTGTTCCTATGAGGCGCGAAAATATGGCATACATTCAGCCATGGCCATCTCAAAGGCTTATCGCCTCTGTCCCAATGCGGTCTATCTTCGCGTGAACATGCCGCTTTACAAAAAGGTCTCTGCTAGTATTATGGAGGCTCTGAGGGAACATTCTTCGAAGTTCCAGCAGGTTAGTGTGGATGAGGCCTATCTTGATGTTAGTGACCTGGTTTCGGATTATGATTCCGCTGCAGAGCTGGCATTGAAGATCAAGGAGGAAGTTCACTTAAAGGAGGGCATCACATGTTCTATAGGTGTGGCCCCGAACAAGTCCATTGCGAAGATCGCATCAGATTACCAGAAACCTGATGGCCTGACCGTAGTGCGCCCTGAGGATGTTCGAAGTTTTCTCCATCCACTGGATGTCTCAAGGATATCCGGTATAGGTAAAAAGACCTCCTCCATCCTTTACGAGATGGGGGTCCGGACCATTGGTGACCTGGCAACCTATGATGTGCAGGTGTTGCGTGAGCGTTTCGGGAAATTCGGTCTTGTGATGCATCAGCTGGCGAACGGGGTCGATGAACGTGTTGTGGTTGAGAGAGGTGATGTAAAGTCCATCAGCAAGGAGGATACCTTTGATCGCGATACTTCCGATATGGAGTATGTGGAAACTGTTATAGACACCCTTTCAGAGAATGTACATGGCTCCCTTTTGAAAAAGAAGTACCTTTTCAAGACCGTTACTATCAAAGTAAGACTTGAGGACTTTAGCACATACACAAGGGCAAGGACGCTGGGTGCTTACTCAAGTGATCTCACTGCCATCAAGAGAACGGCAAATATGCTGCTTCAGGAGTTCAGGGGCAGGGGCAAGCTCAGGCTGGTTGGTGTTGGCGTTACTAAACTTGAAAAAATGGATGAGAAACAGACACGACTTTCTGATTTCTTTTAA
- a CDS encoding 30S ribosomal protein S17e, producing the protein MGNIRQTNIKNIAFRLIDNHGDVFTTDFEQNKVLVSQYTTIESKVIRNRVAGYVTRKVAHPKKI; encoded by the coding sequence ATGGGAAATATTAGACAGACAAACATCAAGAACATTGCATTCCGCCTGATCGACAACCACGGAGACGTATTCACAACAGACTTTGAACAGAACAAGGTTCTCGTATCACAGTACACAACAATCGAGAGCAAGGTCATCAGAAACCGTGTCGCAGGCTACGTTACACGCAAGGTCGCACATCCAAAGAAGATCTAA
- the pyrI gene encoding aspartate carbamoyltransferase regulatory subunit: MSHEETPVPEIRVHPIKNGTVIDHITAGQALNVLNILNIPNAASGVISIIINAPSVHGIKDVVKIEGRELNVDEVDKISLISPKATINIIRNFEVSEKTHVHIPEIVDGVVKCINPNCISNSNEPVSSKFTVSTDGQRIILRCLYCERIISEDIGNHLL, encoded by the coding sequence ATGAGCCATGAAGAAACTCCTGTACCTGAGATCAGGGTACATCCGATAAAGAATGGAACGGTCATTGATCATATCACTGCAGGACAGGCGTTGAATGTCCTGAACATCCTCAATATTCCTAACGCAGCTTCAGGGGTCATAAGCATAATTATCAATGCACCGAGTGTACATGGGATAAAAGATGTTGTCAAGATCGAAGGAAGGGAACTGAATGTCGATGAGGTTGACAAGATCTCATTGATATCACCAAAGGCCACTATCAATATTATCAGGAACTTTGAGGTATCTGAAAAGACTCATGTCCACATCCCTGAGATAGTGGATGGTGTGGTAAAATGCATAAATCCAAATTGTATTTCCAACAGTAACGAACCGGTTTCATCAAAGTTTACTGTAAGTACTGATGGACAGAGGATCATCCTTCGTTGTTTGTACTGTGAAAGGATAATCTCGGAAGATATCGGGAACCACCTTCTCTGA
- the dapB gene encoding 4-hydroxy-tetrahydrodipicolinate reductase translates to MINAAVTGASGRMGKLLIENIIQMDGIQLSAAFDLMNIGKDVGEVAQLGKLDVPISDVADMATVLKESKTDVVIDFTIAAATVVNAPVVADAGVNLVIGTTGFNPEQRSLIEDAITRNNTTGIISPNYSMGVNVFFKILQETAKYLSDYDIEVIEAHHNQKKDAPSGTAMRAAEVISETLGGKDFVYGREGLAPRAKEIGIHAVRGGDIVGDHTVLFAGGSERIEIKHQAHSRNAFASGAVKSAIWIANAEPGIYTMDDILGF, encoded by the coding sequence ATGATAAACGCAGCAGTTACCGGTGCTTCCGGGAGAATGGGAAAGCTACTTATCGAGAACATCATCCAGATGGATGGTATACAGCTTTCAGCAGCTTTCGACCTTATGAACATCGGAAAGGATGTCGGAGAGGTTGCACAGCTCGGAAAGCTTGATGTCCCGATCTCTGACGTTGCAGACATGGCAACCGTTCTCAAGGAATCAAAAACGGATGTAGTAATAGACTTTACAATTGCAGCTGCAACGGTTGTAAACGCACCGGTGGTAGCAGATGCAGGTGTTAACCTCGTAATAGGAACTACCGGCTTTAACCCGGAGCAGCGTTCCCTTATCGAGGATGCAATTACCAGGAACAATACCACAGGCATAATCTCACCAAACTACTCCATGGGAGTTAATGTCTTTTTCAAGATACTGCAGGAAACTGCAAAATACCTTTCAGATTATGATATCGAAGTCATCGAAGCCCACCACAACCAGAAAAAGGATGCACCAAGCGGCACTGCAATGAGAGCTGCCGAGGTCATCAGTGAAACACTGGGAGGTAAGGATTTCGTATACGGACGTGAAGGTCTCGCCCCAAGGGCAAAAGAGATCGGCATCCATGCAGTACGTGGCGGAGATATTGTAGGCGATCACACAGTTCTCTTCGCCGGAGGCAGTGAACGCATAGAGATAAAACACCAGGCACATTCCAGGAACGCATTTGCATCAGGAGCTGTGAAGTCAGCTATCTGGATAGCAAACGCAGAACCAGGCATCTATACAATGGATGATATCCTGGGATTCTAA
- the pyrB gene encoding aspartate carbamoyltransferase, whose amino-acid sequence MTFKDLHIISMKSFSRDMIDHILDTAEKLEPIASGKTKSDLLAGKVLAVMFFEPSTRTRMSFETAMMRLGGDVLSLGSVDASSIAKGETLADTIRVVDGYSNAIVLRHNKEGAAQLASEFSSVPIINAGDGAGHHPTQTFLDLYTIRRESHLEGLKIALAGDLKYGRTVHSLCYALSLYGAEITLISPKELRMPAEIIEDLRSRNIKVTETDSIEEAIADVDVLYATRIQKERFPDPAEYRKVANSLQITTELLEKAKPDLKVMHPLPRTNEIDPKVDDTPHACYFNQSFYGVPVRMALLALVMGALE is encoded by the coding sequence ATGACATTCAAAGACCTTCATATCATTTCCATGAAATCCTTCTCAAGAGATATGATCGATCATATCCTTGATACTGCTGAAAAACTTGAGCCAATTGCAAGCGGTAAAACGAAATCCGATCTTCTTGCCGGGAAAGTACTGGCTGTCATGTTCTTTGAACCAAGTACAAGGACACGCATGTCCTTTGAGACTGCGATGATGCGTCTTGGGGGCGATGTATTGAGCCTTGGTTCCGTTGATGCTAGTTCCATTGCAAAAGGTGAGACCCTTGCAGATACCATCCGTGTGGTAGATGGCTATTCCAATGCCATCGTACTGAGGCATAATAAAGAGGGTGCTGCCCAGCTTGCTTCTGAATTCTCTTCAGTTCCTATTATCAATGCTGGTGATGGTGCAGGACACCATCCTACCCAGACATTCCTTGATCTTTATACTATCAGGCGGGAAAGCCATCTTGAGGGGTTGAAGATAGCTCTTGCAGGTGACCTGAAGTATGGCAGGACGGTGCATTCATTGTGCTATGCTCTTTCCCTGTACGGGGCAGAGATCACATTGATATCCCCGAAAGAACTTCGCATGCCTGCGGAGATCATAGAGGATCTCAGGAGCCGCAACATAAAGGTCACAGAAACAGATTCCATAGAAGAGGCCATAGCTGATGTGGATGTTCTTTATGCCACAAGGATACAGAAAGAACGTTTCCCGGACCCTGCTGAATACCGTAAGGTTGCCAACAGTCTCCAGATAACCACTGAACTTCTGGAAAAGGCAAAACCGGACCTTAAGGTCATGCATCCTCTTCCAAGAACGAATGAGATCGATCCTAAAGTTGATGACACTCCTCATGCCTGCTATTTCAATCAGTCCTTCTATGGGGTTCCGGTAAGGATGGCATTACTTGCACTTGTTATGGGGGCATTGGAATGA